One window from the genome of Leptospira broomii serovar Hurstbridge str. 5399 encodes:
- a CDS encoding anthranilate synthase component I family protein, which yields MRLEIRDLRNQVESLSPRPIMKPFPLREEETNFFFRSLLSESPVATLLESLGPESDNSRYTFISGFPKRTFTAKGNRLDVDGVLLGEGNPYDLLSEIFSPRRNPGLSDFSTGTFHRSFLENTESGGGGLYGFLSYEAVNDMEPGLGLKEHPQFPKFQFAWMEDGILIDRRTGKSRYFHYGTDRYKLFEDIYKKRNVKSNSISLKYLGQSRTKEDHRKMVEQAKEEIRLGNTFQCQIGFRRSYEVRGENMMLYEALRAINPSPFMFYMAFHNQTLLGASPELLFRLKDGVLESFPLAGTIRRGENEEEDRNLAFQLLSDPKEIAEHNMLVDLHRNDLGRVAKFGTVKVRDSFALKKFSHVQHLSTEISGILRSGKDMFSGLASSFPTGTLSGAPKMESMRIIERIENDPRGPYGGAIGRFGFDGNCSFCIPIRSFFRSGEEGFIRASGGVVYDSVPDSEYQEIQNKMGAVLGAIDEVSK from the coding sequence ATGCGCTTAGAAATACGCGATTTAAGAAACCAGGTGGAATCCTTATCTCCACGACCGATTATGAAACCGTTTCCGTTAAGAGAAGAGGAAACGAACTTTTTTTTCCGTTCATTACTTTCCGAGTCTCCGGTTGCAACGCTCCTCGAGAGTCTGGGACCGGAGTCGGATAATTCCAGATATACGTTCATTTCAGGATTTCCCAAACGAACGTTTACGGCAAAAGGAAATCGCTTGGATGTTGACGGAGTTCTCTTGGGTGAGGGAAATCCCTATGATTTGTTATCGGAGATCTTCTCTCCTCGAAGAAATCCCGGTTTAAGTGATTTTAGTACGGGCACATTTCACAGATCTTTCCTGGAAAATACGGAATCCGGGGGAGGAGGTCTTTATGGATTTCTTTCTTATGAGGCGGTAAACGATATGGAACCGGGGTTGGGATTAAAGGAACACCCTCAATTTCCCAAGTTTCAATTCGCTTGGATGGAAGACGGGATTTTAATCGATCGTAGGACGGGGAAGTCGAGATACTTTCATTACGGCACCGATCGCTATAAACTCTTTGAAGATATCTACAAAAAAAGAAACGTTAAATCAAATTCTATTTCTTTAAAGTATTTGGGACAGTCTAGGACTAAGGAGGATCACCGTAAGATGGTGGAACAGGCAAAGGAGGAAATTCGCTTAGGAAATACGTTCCAATGTCAAATAGGTTTTAGGCGATCATACGAAGTTCGAGGAGAGAATATGATGTTGTACGAGGCCTTGCGTGCAATCAATCCTTCGCCGTTTATGTTCTATATGGCGTTTCATAATCAAACACTTTTAGGCGCAAGTCCCGAATTACTATTTAGATTGAAGGATGGAGTCTTAGAGTCCTTTCCGTTAGCGGGTACGATTCGGAGAGGGGAGAATGAAGAAGAGGATCGAAATCTTGCATTTCAACTTCTTTCCGATCCTAAAGAAATCGCGGAACACAATATGTTAGTGGATTTACATCGAAACGATCTGGGGAGAGTCGCAAAATTCGGCACCGTGAAAGTTAGGGATTCGTTTGCGTTAAAAAAATTCAGTCACGTTCAACATCTTTCCACCGAGATTTCGGGGATTCTTAGATCCGGAAAGGATATGTTCTCCGGGTTGGCTTCGTCTTTCCCCACCGGAACTTTAAGCGGAGCTCCGAAAATGGAATCGATGCGAATTATAGAAAGAATCGAAAACGACCCTAGGGGACCGTATGGTGGAGCGATCGGTCGTTTCGGTTTTGACGGAAACTGTTCCTTTTGCATTCCGATTCGGAGTTTCTTTAGAAGTGGAGAGGAGGGATTTATTCGCGCATCGGGCGGCGTTGTCTACGACTCAGTTCCCGATTCGGAGTATCAGGAAATTCAAAATAAGATGGGCGCAGTATTGGGAGCCATCGACGAGGTATCAAAATGA
- the ilvB gene encoding biosynthetic-type acetolactate synthase large subunit, whose product MKTKILLEPDISQNTNTPKNGAEIVVRFLLHKGIGTVVGIPGGANLPLYDSLHGSGIRHILARHEQGAGFIAQGIARASGRAAVCLASSGPGATNLITAIADAKCDSVPLVAITGQVPTSLIGTDAFQEVDTYGLSKPITKRNYIVRSIPELISALSEAFQIAEEGRPGPVWIDIPKNVQLSPYVGDWEKTLEEWDLLETSGNITFVDSFFEEKFTRFCELLRDSKRPVLYIGGGIKLAAAEYLLRDFAESQDIPVTSTLMGLDCFPQNHRLSLGMLGMHGAPSTNVSLEESDLLLAFGVRFDDRATGKLESFCPNAKVVHVDIDPREIGKLRRPDLSFQTDLYDFLKSAAGIPSRKREEWNSLISSWKTLFPFPRLRAGNGFSPDAILKICKDSLGPDTILTSDVGQHQMWVAQYYPFQNRRTWITSGGLGTMGFGLPVAIGISLAMPKKTVLCISGDGSILMNIQELDTLADLQSNVKILIFDNRHLGLVRQQQELFFESRFYGSSYERESKLASIAQAFDIPSLNLAESENPFEELRKFLVKPGPGFAVIPVDPTLHVLPMVPAGKGNLEMLLE is encoded by the coding sequence ATGAAAACCAAGATCTTATTGGAACCGGATATATCACAAAATACGAATACTCCTAAAAATGGAGCCGAGATTGTCGTTCGTTTTCTCTTACATAAAGGAATCGGAACGGTCGTAGGAATTCCTGGAGGAGCAAACCTACCGTTGTACGATTCTTTGCACGGAAGCGGAATTCGTCATATCTTAGCCCGCCATGAACAAGGCGCCGGGTTCATTGCGCAGGGGATTGCTAGAGCTAGCGGAAGGGCGGCAGTCTGCCTGGCTTCTTCCGGACCAGGGGCGACAAATCTTATAACGGCAATCGCCGACGCAAAATGCGATTCGGTGCCTTTAGTTGCGATTACCGGACAGGTTCCTACATCTTTGATCGGTACGGATGCGTTTCAGGAAGTAGACACGTACGGCCTATCGAAGCCTATTACAAAAAGGAATTATATTGTTCGGTCGATTCCGGAATTAATCTCCGCGTTAAGCGAAGCGTTTCAAATTGCCGAAGAGGGTCGTCCGGGACCTGTGTGGATAGATATTCCGAAAAACGTTCAACTATCTCCGTACGTCGGCGATTGGGAAAAAACGTTGGAAGAATGGGATCTTTTAGAAACATCCGGAAATATAACGTTCGTCGACTCGTTTTTTGAGGAAAAGTTTACAAGATTTTGCGAACTTCTGCGGGATAGTAAACGACCTGTTTTGTATATCGGAGGCGGGATAAAACTTGCAGCCGCGGAATATCTTCTACGGGATTTTGCGGAATCCCAAGATATTCCGGTAACTTCCACTTTGATGGGCTTGGATTGCTTTCCTCAAAACCATCGCTTGTCGTTAGGAATGTTAGGAATGCACGGCGCCCCGTCTACGAATGTTTCATTAGAAGAATCTGATTTGCTTTTGGCCTTCGGCGTGAGATTCGACGACAGAGCTACCGGGAAATTGGAATCATTCTGTCCGAATGCGAAAGTCGTTCATGTTGATATCGATCCTAGAGAGATCGGAAAGCTGAGACGACCGGATCTTTCGTTTCAAACCGACCTATATGATTTTCTGAAGAGCGCCGCCGGAATTCCTTCAAGAAAAAGGGAGGAGTGGAATTCGCTTATTTCGAGTTGGAAGACGTTGTTTCCGTTTCCGAGACTTCGAGCCGGAAACGGATTTTCACCGGATGCCATTTTGAAGATTTGCAAAGATTCTCTGGGACCGGACACGATACTAACGAGCGACGTGGGCCAACATCAAATGTGGGTGGCTCAGTATTATCCGTTCCAAAATCGACGGACTTGGATTACTTCGGGCGGTCTCGGCACGATGGGCTTCGGGTTGCCGGTCGCCATCGGTATTTCGCTGGCAATGCCGAAGAAAACCGTCCTTTGCATTTCGGGAGACGGTTCCATTTTGATGAATATTCAAGAATTGGATACTCTCGCCGATCTGCAATCGAACGTGAAAATTCTAATATTCGATAATCGGCATTTGGGATTGGTTCGTCAGCAGCAAGAGCTTTTCTTTGAGAGCAGGTTTTACGGTAGTTCTTACGAGCGAGAGTCTAAATTGGCTTCTATCGCGCAGGCATTCGATATTCCGAGTTTGAATTTGGCCGAATCCGAGAATCCATTCGAAGAGTTACGGAAATTTCTGGTTAAACCGGGTCCGGGTTTTGCCGTTATTCCCGTGGATCCGACGTTGCATGTTTTACCGATGGTTCCCGCGGGAAAGGGAAACCTGGAGATGTTATTAGAATGA
- a CDS encoding DUF2065 family protein — translation MIGAAKSVQYFGIYLVFEGILLLAIPDFFLNLFLLQATDVWVRITGLCLMILGYFYFNMGSQNVRQFLVLSTHTRTFQFVILGIFVILKWIGPTILIAGGVEFLAGIWTFFELRREADGIRK, via the coding sequence ATGATCGGTGCAGCTAAAAGCGTTCAGTATTTTGGAATATATCTTGTTTTTGAAGGAATTCTTTTATTAGCGATTCCTGATTTCTTTTTAAATCTATTTCTCCTTCAGGCAACCGATGTGTGGGTCCGAATTACCGGCCTTTGTCTAATGATCCTCGGTTATTTTTACTTCAATATGGGAAGTCAAAACGTCAGGCAATTTTTGGTTCTTTCCACCCATACTAGAACGTTCCAATTCGTAATTTTAGGAATCTTCGTCATATTGAAGTGGATCGGTCCTACCATTCTTATAGCCGGCGGGGTTGAATTTCTTGCAGGCATTTGGACCTTCTTCGAATTGCGTCGTGAGGCGGACGGGATTCGAAAATAG
- the tpx gene encoding thiol peroxidase produces the protein MASVTLKGSPVQLEGKLLQVGDKAPDFAGTAKDLSSKSLKDFADKVKILVGVPSLDTSVCALETKKFHERAAKLDGIVTIVISGDLPFAMNRFCTTEGIDSPNLVTLSQFRDFSFSKAFGTHIADGGLKGLSARAVFVLDKNNTVKYAELVPEIASEPNYEAAVAEAKKLI, from the coding sequence ATGGCAAGCGTCACATTAAAAGGAAGTCCGGTTCAATTGGAAGGAAAGTTATTACAAGTCGGAGACAAAGCTCCCGACTTTGCTGGAACGGCAAAAGATCTAAGCTCGAAAAGTTTAAAAGACTTCGCAGACAAGGTAAAAATCCTAGTCGGTGTTCCCAGTCTTGATACGTCTGTTTGCGCTTTGGAAACGAAGAAGTTTCACGAACGAGCAGCTAAGTTGGACGGCATCGTTACGATCGTGATATCCGGAGACCTGCCGTTCGCAATGAACCGATTTTGCACAACCGAAGGAATCGATTCGCCGAACTTAGTCACTCTCTCTCAATTTAGGGATTTTTCATTCTCGAAAGCTTTCGGGACGCATATCGCCGATGGCGGACTAAAAGGCTTATCCGCGAGAGCGGTGTTCGTTCTGGATAAAAACAATACCGTAAAATATGCGGAGCTAGTTCCGGAAATTGCAAGCGAACCTAACTACGAAGCTGCAGTAGCGGAAGCGAAGAAGCTTATTTAG